GCGCTACGGCCCGGACCGGCTGGCCGGGTTCACCGTCATCCCGGCGATGTCGCAGGTGTCCTACGGCGCCGGCACCCGCTTCCTGTCCCTCATGGGCGGCACGATCCTGTCGTTCTACGACTGGTACGCCGACCTGCCGATGGCCTCACCACAGATCTTCGGGGACCAGACCGACGTCCCCGAGTCGGCCGACTGGTTCAACGCCGGCTACCTCGTGATGTGGGGCTCGAACATCCCCGTCACCCGCACCCCGGACGCGCACTTCATGGTGGAGGCGCGCTACCGCGGCCAGAAGGTCGTGGCGATCTCCCCGGACTACGCCGACAACACGAAGTTCGCCGACGAGTGGCTCGCCGTCCACCCCGGCACCGACGGGGCGCTGGCGATGGGGATGGGCCACGTCATCCTCCGCGAGTTCCACGTCGATCGGCCCGAGCCCTACTTCACCGACTACGTCAGCCGCTTCACCGACTCCCCCTTCCTCGTCACCCTCGAGGAGCGCGACGGCGCCTACGTCCCGGGCAAGTTCCTCACCGCGGCGGACCTGCCGGAGCAGGCGGAGGTGGAGAACGCCGCCTTCAAGACGGTCATGCTCGACGACGACGGCGTCCCGTTCGTCCCCAACGGCACCCTGGGGGACCGGTGGGGCGAGGCGGGCAAGGGACGCTGGAACCTCGATCTCCAGGGCCGCCGGCCGGTCCTGTCGGTCGCGCAGGACGGCGGGCGCGGCGTCGAGGTGCTCCTGCCGCGCTTCGACGTCGCTCCCGGCGCCGACGCCGGGGACGTGGGGCAGCACGTCGGCGGGGCGGGGGTGCTGCGCCGCGGCGTGCCCGTCCGGGAGGTCGCCGGGCGCCTCGTCACCACCGTCTTCGACCTCCTCCTCGCCCAGTACGGCGTGGGCCGCCCCGGGCTCCCGGGCCGCTGGCCCACGGGCTACGAGGACGCGAGCGAGCCGGGCACCCCCGCGTGGGCCGCGGAGCACTCCGGCGTGCCGGTCGCGGCGGTCGTGCGGATCGGGCGCGAGTTCGCCGACAACGCCCGCCGCTCGGGCGGCCGGTCGATGATCGTCATGGGCGCCGGGACCAACCACTTCTTCCACTCCGACACGATCTACCGGGCGATGATCGCGCTCGTCACGCTCACCGGCTGCCAGGGCGTCAACGGCGGCGGCTGGGCCCACTACGTCGGTCAGGAGAAGATCCGCCCGATCACCGGCTTCCAGCAGTATGCCTTCGCGCTCGACTGGCAGCGGCCCACCCGGCACATGATCTCCACCGCCTTCTGGTACCTCGGCACCGACCAGTGGCGCTACGACGGGCTGCCTGCCGAGACCCTCGCCTCCCCGCTCGCCACGGGCCGCTTCGCCGGCCTGACCACGGCCGACACCCTGGTGGAGTCCGCCAAGCGCGGGTGGATGCCGAGCTACCCGACCTTCGACCGCAACCCGCTCGACATCACCGACGAGGCCGCCGCGGCGGGCAAGGAGGTGCCGGAGTACGTCGTCGAGGAGCTGCGCGGCGGGCGGCTTCGCTTCGCCGTCGAGGACCCGGACGCCCCGGAGAACTTCCCCCGCGTCATCACCGTGTGGCGCTCGAACATCCTCGGCTCCTCCTCCAAGGGCAACGAGTACTTCCTCAAGCACCTGCTCGGTACCGAGTCGGCCGTGCGGGCCGAGCCCTCCCCGCCCGGGCGCCGCCCGCGGGACATGGTGTGGCGCGAGGAGGGTGCCGAGGGGAAGGTCGACCTGCTCACCTGCCTCGACTTCCGGATGACGTCGACGACGCTGTACTCCGACATCGTCCTGCCGGCCGCGACCTGGTACGAGAAGCACGACATCTCGACGACGGACATGCACCCGTTCGTCAACTCCTTCAACCCCGCGATCTCCCCGCCCTGGCAGACCCGGACCGACTTCCGGATCTTCCAGGACCTCGCCGGGAAGGTCTCCCAGCTCAGCGTCGCCCACCTGGGGCGGCGCCGTGACCTGCTCGCCGCCCCGCTCAACCACGACACCCCCGACGCCCTGGCCACCCCGCACGGCGCGCTCGCCCCGCTCGAGGAGACGCCGCTCGTCCCGGGCGTGACGATGCCCAAGCTCGTCACCATCGAGCGCGACTACCCGGCCACCCTCGCGAAGTTCAACGCCCTGGGCCCGCTGCCGGACTCGGTGGGGATGATGACCAAGGGGGTGAGCTTCACCCCCGACCGGGAGGTCGCCGACCTCGCCGCCCGCAACGGGCGGGTGGTCTCCGGCGTCGCCGCGGGGCGGCCCTCGCTCGACAAGGACACCAAGGCGATCGAGATGATCCTCGCCCTGTCCGGCACGACCAACGGGCGCCTGGCCACCCAGGGCTTCGAGCACCTGGAGCAGCGCACCGGCACCCGGCTGGCCGACCTCGCCGCGGAGTCGGAGTCGGTGCGGGTGACCTTCACCGACACCCAGACGAGGCCGACGAGCGTCCTCACCTCCCCGGAGTGGTCCGGCTCGGAGACCGGCGGACGGCGCTACACCGCCTTCTCCACCAACGTCGAGCGGCTCAAGCCGTGGCACACGCTCACCGGGCGGATGCACTTCTACCTCGACCACGACTGGATGGCCGAGATGGGGGAGACGCTGCCGGTCTACCGCCCACCCCTGGACATGCACCGCCTCTACGACTCCCCGCGGGTGGGGGACACCGCCCCGAGCGGGGAGCCGACCGCCACCGGGCACGCGGAGGTCGCCGTCCGCTACCTCACCCCGCACTCCAAGTGGTCGATCCACTCCGAGTACCAGGACAACCTCTTCATGCTCTCCCTGTCCCGCGGCGGGTCGAACATCTGGATGTCCCCGCAGGACGCGGGGAAGATCGGCGTGCGGGACAACGAGTGGGTCGAGGCCTACAACCGCAACGGCGTCGTCGTCGCCCGCGCCGTGGTCTCCCACCGCATGCCCGAGGGCACCGTCTACATGCACCACGCGACCGAGCGGGTGGTCGACGTCCCGCTCACCGAGACCTCCCGCCAGCGCGGTGGCATCCACAACTCCCTCACCCGGGTGCTGATGAAACCCAGCCACCTCATCGGCGGGTACGCCCAGCTCGCCTACGCGTTCAACTACATCGGGCCCACCGGCAACCAGCGTGACGAGGTCACCACCATCCGCCGCCGCAGCCAGGAGGTCCGTTACTCATGAGGGTCATGGCGCAGATGTCGATGGTGATGAACCTCGACAAGTGCATCGGCTGCCACACGTGCTCCGTCACGTGCAAGCAGGCGTGGACGAACCGCACCGGCACCGAGTACGTGTGGTTCAACAACGTCGAGACCAGGCCAGGTCTCGGCTACCCCCGCACCTACGAGGACCAGGAGGTGTGGCAGGGCGGCTGGACGCTGAGCCGGCGCGGCAAGCTCAAGCTCAAGGCCGGCGGCCGGGCGAGGAAGCTCGCGACGATCTTCTCCAACCCGAAGATGCCGACCATCCACGACTACTACGAGCCGTGGACCTACGAGTACGACATGCTCCTGTCCGCGCCCGCGGACTCCCCGCACACCCCGGTCGCCCGGCCGAGGTCGCTGATCTCCGGGGAGCCGATGAAGATCCAGTGGTCGGCGAACTGGGACGACATGCTCGGCGGGTCGACCGAGACCATGGCCGCCGACCCCGTCCTGCGGAAGATGAACCAGGAGGTCAAGGCCGAGTTCGAGCAGACCTTCATGTTCTACCTCCCGCGCATCTGCGAGCACTGCCTCAACCCCTCGTGCGTCGCCTCCTGCCCGTCGGGCGCGATGTACAAGCGCGCCGAGGACGGCATCGTCCTCGTCGACCAGGACCAGTGCCGCGGGTGGCGCATGTGCGTCACCGGCTGCCCGTACAAGAAGGTCTACTTCAACCACCAGACCGGCAAGGCCGAGAAGTGCACGATGTGCTACCCGCGCATCGAGGCCGGCCTGCCCACCGTGTGCGCCGAGACGTGCGTGGGCCGCCTGCGCTACATCGGCCTCGTGCTCTACGACGCCGACCGGGTGTCCGAGGCCGCCGCGACCCCTGAGGAGCACGACCTCCTCGCCGCGCAGCGCAGGGTGTTCCTCGACCCGTTCGACCCGGAGGTCGTCGCCGCCGCCCGCCGGGAGAACATGCCCGAGGACTGGATCGAGGCGGCGCAGGCCTCCCCGGTCTGGCGGCTCATCACCGACTACGAGGTCGCCCTGCCGCTCCACCCCGAGTACCGCACCCTGCCGATGGTCTGGTACATCCCGCCGCTCAGCCCCGTCGTCGACACCGTCACCGCCTCCGGCAACGACGGCGAGGACGCCCGCACGCTGCTCACCGCGCTGTCGACCATGCGGATCCCGCTGGAGTACCTCGCCGGGCTCTTCACCGCCGGGGACACCGCGCCGGTGGAGCGGGTGCTGCGCCGACTGGCGGCGATGCGCTCCTACATGCGCGACCTCAACCTCGGGGAGGAGCCGCGCGAGGAGACGGCCGCCGCCGTCGGCATGACCGGCGCGGAGATCCAGGAGATGTACCGGCTGCTCGCCATCGCGAAGTACGAGGACCGCTACGTCATCCCCTCGACCCACGCGGAGATCGCCCAGGAGCTCGAGGAGATGGCCTGCTCCCTCGACGTCCACGGCGGTCCCGGGATGGGCGGGGCCGGGCCCTTCGGGACCGGCTCGGGAGCGGACGTGCCGGCCGCCGTCGAGAACTTCCACGTCCTCAAGGACCGGCAGACCTCGCCGTACGCGCCCTCGACGCCGGGGCGGACCAACCTGCTCAACTGGGACGGGCGCGGGTCCAGCGGGCTGTTCCCGCCCGCGCCGGGCGAGCGGGACGACGAGCGCAGCGAGACCGTCCCCGCCGCCGGCGTCGACGTCGCCCCCTCCGAGGGCGGGCAGGAGGTCCACTCCGGGGACATCGAGTCCGGACCGGCGGTGTCCGAGCGCGACCCCCACCCGGCGGGGGACCCCGGGCCGCAGGCGGGCGGGACCGACCGGACCGGGGACAGGTCGCCCGGCGACGAGCCGCCGGTCGGGGAGGGACGGCGATGACCGGCTTCATCCGGGCCCCGGGCCTGGTCCCGCTCACCCCCGTGCGGCTGAGGCCCGCGCAGCGCACGGTGGCGCACATGGCCGCCTCGGTGCTCCTCGACTACCCGACTCCGCAGCGGCTGGCGGGCCACGGCACGGTCCGGGCGGCCACCGGCGGACTGCCCGGCCCCGTGCGGGAGCGGCTGTGGGGCTTCCTCGACACGGCCGCCGAGCTCGGGGAGGACGCGCTCGCGCGGCACTACGTCGAGACGTTCGACCTCAAGCGCAAGTGCTCGATGTACCTGTCCTACTTCCTCACCGGGGACACCCGGAAGCGGGGCACCGCGCTCGTGCGCTTCGTCGAGGCCTACCGGGCGGCGGGCTGGGAGCTCGACCGCGACGAGCTGCCCGACTTCCTGCCCACCGTGCTGGAGTTCTCCGCCCGCGGGGACCCGCAGATCGCCGCCGGGCTGCTCGGCAGCCACCGGCAGGGGATCGAGGTGCTGCGCTCGGCGCTCACCGGCGTGGGCAGCCCGTACGCCGCCGTCGTCGAGGCCGTGTGCCTCACGCTGCCGCCGGTGAGCGACGAGGTCCGCGACCGGTACCTCGAGCTCATCACCTCCGGCCCACCCTCGGAGATGGTCGGCCTCAACGCACTCGGGCCGCTGGAGCCCTTCGCACCGGGCGGCACCAACGACAGGGAGGTCAGGCCATGAGCGCAGCGGCGACGATCGCGTGGGTGGTCTTCCCGTACGTGGCGATGGCGGTGTTCGTCGTCGGCCTGTTCTGGCGCTACCGCTACGACAAGTTCGGCTGGACCACCCGCTCCTCCGAGCTCTACGAGCACGCGCTCCTGCGGCTCGGCTCACCGATGTTCCACTTCGGCATCCTCTTCGTCGCGCTCGGCCACTTCATGGGTCTGCTCATCCCGAAGAGCTGGACCGAGGCGGTCGGCATCGGCCAGGACTTCTACCACGTCATCGCCACCTACCTCGGCTCGCTGGCGGGCCTCATGACGATCGTGGGGCTCGCCATCCTCATCTACCGGCGCCGCAAGACGGGCCCGGTCTTCCTCGCGACCACCCGGACGGACAAGGTCATGTACGTCCTGCTGGGGATGCCGATCCTGCTGGGCATGTGGGCGACCGTGCAGAACCAGATCCTCGCGGGTGGCCACGGCTACGACTACCGGGAGACGATCTCCCCCTGGCTGCGCTCGCTGTTCGCCCTCCAGCCGCAGCCCGAGCTCATGACCGACGTGCCCTACCAGTTCAAGCTGCACATCGTCGCGGCGTTCCTCCTCTTCCTCGTCTGGCCCTTCACCCGGCTCGTCCACGCGTTCTCCGCCCCGGTGCAGTACTCGACCCGCCCGCTCGTCGTCTACCGCTCCCGCGGCGGGCCCTCGCGCGGCACCCGGGCCCCGCGACGGGGGTGGGAGCCGGTGGCCCCGCCGCGCGAGCGGCGGCGGCGCAGTCCGACGAGCACCGAGCTCTAGCCCCAAGGACCCAATTCGGCTCCGCAGATGCGGTGTTAACCTCTCCGGCATGCCGCAGTTTCGGATCAGTCAGGCTGCCTCGCTCCTCGGGGTCAGCGACGACACCGTGCGCCGGTGGGTCGAGGACGGACAGCTCGACGCGCGGACCGACGACGCCGGTCGCAAGGTCGTCGAGGGCGCCGAGCTCGCCCGCTACGCCCAGGAGCTCGCCGAGCGGCGCCAGCTGCCCGAGGTGGGCGGGGTGTCGAGCTCCGCGCGCAACCACTTCACCGGCCTCGTCACCCGGGTCCAGGCCGACGGCGTCATGGCGCAGGTCGACCTCCAGTGCGGCCCCTTCCGCGTCGTCTCGCTCATGAGCGCCGAGGCCGCCCGCGACCTCGGCCTGGAGGCGGGCTCGCTCGCCTCCGCCGTCGTCAAGGCGACGACCGTCATCGTCCAGGCCCCGCGGGTCGAGCCGTGAGCCGCCCGCGCGCGCTCGCGGCCGCCACCCTCGCCGTGCTCGCCCTCGGCGCCTGCGGGGCGACCGACGGCGGCGCCGAGCAGGCCACCACGCCCTCGGGCGAGCTCACCGTCTACGCCGCCGCCTCGCTGCGCACGGTCTACGAGGAGCTCGGCGAGCTGTTCACCGCCGAGCACCCCGGCACCGAGGTCACCTTCTCCTTCGCCGGGTCGGCCGACCTCGTCGCCCAGCTCGACGCCGGCGCCCCCGCCGACGTCCTCGCCACCGCCGACGAGGCCACGATGGCCCGCGCCGTCGAGGACGGCACCGTCGCCGGCCAGCCGCAGGTCGTCGCCGAGAACGCCCTCACGCTCGTCGTGCCCGCCGGCAACCCGGGCGGGGTCACCGGCCTGGACGCCGCGGGGCTCGCCGGCGCCGACCTCGTCGTGTGCGCCCCGCAGGTCCCGTGCGGGGCCGCCGCCCAGGCGCTCGCCGCGGACCTCGGCCTCACCCTCACCCCGGTGAGCGAGGAGAACAGCGTCACCGACGTCCTCGGCAAGGTGACCTCCGGGCAGGCCGAGGCCGGGCTCGTCTACTCGACCGACGCCGTCGTCGCCGGGGACGCCGTCGAGGTG
Above is a genomic segment from Georgenia wutianyii containing:
- a CDS encoding nitrate reductase subunit alpha, whose translation is MTATKPDRSQSAATDALLRLGTFLRRGQASEDLSRIFLRGGREGDAFYRDRWSHDKVVRSTHGVNCTGSCSWKVYVKDGIITWEAQQTDYPTTGPHSPEYEPRGCPRGAAFSWYTYSPTRIRYPYVRGALLTMYREARARLGDPVLAWADVVEDPERARAYKRARGRGGLVRASWEEAMEIIAAAHVWTTKRYGPDRLAGFTVIPAMSQVSYGAGTRFLSLMGGTILSFYDWYADLPMASPQIFGDQTDVPESADWFNAGYLVMWGSNIPVTRTPDAHFMVEARYRGQKVVAISPDYADNTKFADEWLAVHPGTDGALAMGMGHVILREFHVDRPEPYFTDYVSRFTDSPFLVTLEERDGAYVPGKFLTAADLPEQAEVENAAFKTVMLDDDGVPFVPNGTLGDRWGEAGKGRWNLDLQGRRPVLSVAQDGGRGVEVLLPRFDVAPGADAGDVGQHVGGAGVLRRGVPVREVAGRLVTTVFDLLLAQYGVGRPGLPGRWPTGYEDASEPGTPAWAAEHSGVPVAAVVRIGREFADNARRSGGRSMIVMGAGTNHFFHSDTIYRAMIALVTLTGCQGVNGGGWAHYVGQEKIRPITGFQQYAFALDWQRPTRHMISTAFWYLGTDQWRYDGLPAETLASPLATGRFAGLTTADTLVESAKRGWMPSYPTFDRNPLDITDEAAAAGKEVPEYVVEELRGGRLRFAVEDPDAPENFPRVITVWRSNILGSSSKGNEYFLKHLLGTESAVRAEPSPPGRRPRDMVWREEGAEGKVDLLTCLDFRMTSTTLYSDIVLPAATWYEKHDISTTDMHPFVNSFNPAISPPWQTRTDFRIFQDLAGKVSQLSVAHLGRRRDLLAAPLNHDTPDALATPHGALAPLEETPLVPGVTMPKLVTIERDYPATLAKFNALGPLPDSVGMMTKGVSFTPDREVADLAARNGRVVSGVAAGRPSLDKDTKAIEMILALSGTTNGRLATQGFEHLEQRTGTRLADLAAESESVRVTFTDTQTRPTSVLTSPEWSGSETGGRRYTAFSTNVERLKPWHTLTGRMHFYLDHDWMAEMGETLPVYRPPLDMHRLYDSPRVGDTAPSGEPTATGHAEVAVRYLTPHSKWSIHSEYQDNLFMLSLSRGGSNIWMSPQDAGKIGVRDNEWVEAYNRNGVVVARAVVSHRMPEGTVYMHHATERVVDVPLTETSRQRGGIHNSLTRVLMKPSHLIGGYAQLAYAFNYIGPTGNQRDEVTTIRRRSQEVRYS
- the narH gene encoding nitrate reductase subunit beta gives rise to the protein MRVMAQMSMVMNLDKCIGCHTCSVTCKQAWTNRTGTEYVWFNNVETRPGLGYPRTYEDQEVWQGGWTLSRRGKLKLKAGGRARKLATIFSNPKMPTIHDYYEPWTYEYDMLLSAPADSPHTPVARPRSLISGEPMKIQWSANWDDMLGGSTETMAADPVLRKMNQEVKAEFEQTFMFYLPRICEHCLNPSCVASCPSGAMYKRAEDGIVLVDQDQCRGWRMCVTGCPYKKVYFNHQTGKAEKCTMCYPRIEAGLPTVCAETCVGRLRYIGLVLYDADRVSEAAATPEEHDLLAAQRRVFLDPFDPEVVAAARRENMPEDWIEAAQASPVWRLITDYEVALPLHPEYRTLPMVWYIPPLSPVVDTVTASGNDGEDARTLLTALSTMRIPLEYLAGLFTAGDTAPVERVLRRLAAMRSYMRDLNLGEEPREETAAAVGMTGAEIQEMYRLLAIAKYEDRYVIPSTHAEIAQELEEMACSLDVHGGPGMGGAGPFGTGSGADVPAAVENFHVLKDRQTSPYAPSTPGRTNLLNWDGRGSSGLFPPAPGERDDERSETVPAAGVDVAPSEGGQEVHSGDIESGPAVSERDPHPAGDPGPQAGGTDRTGDRSPGDEPPVGEGRR
- the narJ gene encoding nitrate reductase molybdenum cofactor assembly chaperone; the encoded protein is MTGFIRAPGLVPLTPVRLRPAQRTVAHMAASVLLDYPTPQRLAGHGTVRAATGGLPGPVRERLWGFLDTAAELGEDALARHYVETFDLKRKCSMYLSYFLTGDTRKRGTALVRFVEAYRAAGWELDRDELPDFLPTVLEFSARGDPQIAAGLLGSHRQGIEVLRSALTGVGSPYAAVVEAVCLTLPPVSDEVRDRYLELITSGPPSEMVGLNALGPLEPFAPGGTNDREVRP
- the narI gene encoding respiratory nitrate reductase subunit gamma yields the protein MSAAATIAWVVFPYVAMAVFVVGLFWRYRYDKFGWTTRSSELYEHALLRLGSPMFHFGILFVALGHFMGLLIPKSWTEAVGIGQDFYHVIATYLGSLAGLMTIVGLAILIYRRRKTGPVFLATTRTDKVMYVLLGMPILLGMWATVQNQILAGGHGYDYRETISPWLRSLFALQPQPELMTDVPYQFKLHIVAAFLLFLVWPFTRLVHAFSAPVQYSTRPLVVYRSRGGPSRGTRAPRRGWEPVAPPRERRRRSPTSTEL
- a CDS encoding TOBE domain-containing protein encodes the protein MPQFRISQAASLLGVSDDTVRRWVEDGQLDARTDDAGRKVVEGAELARYAQELAERRQLPEVGGVSSSARNHFTGLVTRVQADGVMAQVDLQCGPFRVVSLMSAEAARDLGLEAGSLASAVVKATTVIVQAPRVEP
- the modA gene encoding molybdate ABC transporter substrate-binding protein, with amino-acid sequence MSRPRALAAATLAVLALGACGATDGGAEQATTPSGELTVYAAASLRTVYEELGELFTAEHPGTEVTFSFAGSADLVAQLDAGAPADVLATADEATMARAVEDGTVAGQPQVVAENALTLVVPAGNPGGVTGLDAAGLAGADLVVCAPQVPCGAAAQALAADLGLTLTPVSEENSVTDVLGKVTSGQAEAGLVYSTDAVVAGDAVEVVPVEGAEEVVNRYPVAVTTGTDQEALAQAWIDLVSGPVGQEVLAAAGFGTP